The Spinacia oleracea cultivar Varoflay chromosome 2, BTI_SOV_V1, whole genome shotgun sequence DNA segment GGTGGCACCTTAGTACCAGAGCCACCACGTGTAATGAACCGGAAGTCAAAGAAGTGTGAGTGTCTTGCAATGTTGCGAGCTAGTATTAATGGGGTGGGTGAGTGGGTAGTAAAGACAGTTGTACTGGAACATGTGAATCACCAGCCAACTCCCAGCAAGTGGAGGGGAGTGAAGGAGTATAGGATGGCTCATGTTACAAAGCATTTCAAGCAAAGTATAATAACGAGTTATGATTCGGGTGCTCCAGTGTCACAAGTTAGGGCAAATCTTGCTGAACGTTTGGGGGGCATTGAGAATGTTGTGTTATCTGAAAAAGACATGAATCACATAGTTCAAAGTGAACGGAAGTTGAAAATGGAAGGCGGGGATGCGAATGCAATGATGACTTATTTTGAGGGGTTACAAAAGGACAATGACAAATTCTACCATGCTCATAGGCTTGACGAGGAAGGTCATCTAACGGACATTATGTGGGTTGATGCAAGGAGCCGTGTTGCGTTTAGTGACTTTGGGGAGGTCGTATGCTTCGATGCCACGTACCTAACAAACTCTTATGAGCTCCCTTTTGCAAATTTCGTAGGGGTGAATCATCATGGTCATTCACTGTTGCTCGGGTGTGCATTGATGTCCCATGAAGATTGCGATAGTTTTAGTTGGTTGTTTAAGCAGTGGCGTCTGTGCATGGGTGGTAGATGTCCTGCCGCTATTTTAACTGACCAGGCCCCGGCAATGAGACGTCCTCTTGAAGAAGTGATGCCTGAGGCCCGTCATCGGTGGTGTTTATGGCACATAATGAACAAAATACCTTCGAAGCTTGGGACTCATAGCCGGTATGTATTATGACCTTAATATCAACGTATTTACCTTTGTTAATTGTTTTTGACATAAATTTTTGCTATTTGATACGTCTTATATGTTTGGGTCTTGAGAGATGTTGTGTTTGAGAAGTAGCTGTTTATGTCATATTCATGTTCTTGGACCCTGTTAGATGTATTCACTTAGGTACTTAGAATCAACGAGTAAGTATGCTTTGTAATACATCTTACATCATATAAAGTATGTATATCTTGGGAAAATAGTACCAGTAAGTGTATAGATAGTACTAATGATTAAACAGTGCATAAGAATTGGATAATAGTGCACATAAGGGGTGAGATAGTACCCAAATTTTTAGTGCATGATATTTAGATAATAGTGCATCTAAGTGATGAGATAGTACCCAAAATATAAATTCATTGGAATTAAATAATAGTGCATCTAATTGGTGATCGAATACTAACCCTTGACCTGAATATAGTTGTAGGACATTGTTATGTGTACACTGGACACCGAAGGTATTATTATGTGGTTTGTTTAATGACCTGTTGTATATAATTTTAGACGGTGAGGTACGTAGTTAGTGAGAATGAGAATTAAcattaatttttatatattgGTATATTGGTAGGTATGCAGAGTTGAAAGATGCGGTGAAAGGGGTTGTGTATGAGAGTTTATGTGTGGAGGAGTTTGAGAGTCGGTGGGCTAGTATGTTAGTTGAATATAAGGTTATAGATCATCTCAAGAGTAATGTTTGGCTCGGGGATATGTATAACGAAAGAAATATGTGGGTCCCCGCTTATATGAACAATTATTTTTGGGCCGGCATGAAGACCACGCAGCGCGTAGAGTCTATAAACTCATTTTTTGATGGTTTTTTGGAGAGGAGTACAAAGTTGTTTGAGTTCCCTAAAAAGTATTGTGCGGCTATGAATAAAAGGTGTAGTGATGAAAAAGACGCGGATGCAAAAGGATTGAAATATATCCGTAAATTGGTCACCGGTTTTCCCATTGAGAAATTTTTCCAAAAGCTATACACGGACAACAAGTTCAGAGATGTCCAAAGAGAATGCGAGAGGCTTTTGTATTGTGTTGTCGAGGACAAAAAAATTTCGGAGTCAGGGATTGAATATAATTTGGAGGACAGGGTGTGGATAATTGTTAAAGGTAAAAGTGAAGAGATTTTGACGCAGTATAAGAAATTCTACGCAGTTAAGTTTTGTAAGGATCCAATCGAAGTATCTTGTGTGTGTAAGATGTTTGAGACCAAGGGTATTCTATGTAGGCATTGTATTCGTGTGTTAGATACAAACAGAGTTGTTGATGTTCCTGAAAGATACATCCTTAGGCGGTGGCGGAAGGACGTATACCGGAAGCACATGCATGTTACGGTTGCTTCCTATGATCCCACAAAGACTGAGGTAGTTAAAAGGTTTGACAAAATGATGCTAAAGTGTGAGCCAATATGCGAGGAAGCAACAATCAATGAGCAAACAATGGAGTATGTAATGAATGAATTGCAAACCCTCCAGATAGCTGTTACAGATAGGGTAAATGTTGTGAAACAGAATCAACATTTCTTGCCGCTAGAGTCACTACCATATCAGGACCAAGTGGACAACACAGAAGGGAATATTAAGAACCCTATCGGTAGAAGTAAGAAGAAACGTGGGAGGCCTACAATATTAAGACACAAGGCATTGGGTGAGAATAATTGTTGGAAGACCAAAAAAAAGGGTACGAATAAGGTACGTCTCATCTTTTATACTTACCCAATAATGTTGATGCACCCAATAATGCAATAACAACGTAGGTACGTATATATAATGGAGGGAAAGTTTAGTATAATTTTTTCCAGCTTTATTTTCATGATTCATGTTGTGGGTATTCAATCTTGTTATATCTGTTGTCGTTGTAGGTGCATGATGATCCGAAAGGAACGATTGTAGAAGGACAGCCAGAGGGCGTGTTGACTAGGGATGGAACGTTGCCGGTATAACTTATTTAATTGGAAAAATATCGCATGTAGTTTATAGTCTTCTGATGACTATGTTGGTCCACGTTGTAGGTCATTAGCAAGGTGAATCAAACAGAGAATGAGGATCCTGAAAACGCGGAGGACATTGGATGTATTTCCGTCGTTCCCgatgatgatatattattaagCCGCAATAGCATTGTGTGGTGCGACGATGTTGAACGTGTAGGTGAAAGTAGTTCGTAGACGTGATTTACGTTTAATTCGATGTATGATGATCCCTGTCTTAATGTGAAGATTCATGGAACACAACATGGTTGTTTTAATTGCATTTGTTGGTCTTGTTTAACCTTACGTAGTTTGATGTGGTAGCTTAAATTCGTATTGGGTAAAGAAAATATGATCCTCAATGAAGATTGTGTAATTGAGAGGAATGGTAGTTAATAACTCCAATTCACAACCCTCCTATATATTGGCCCACTTACGAATAGTTCCAAAATGTGATATTTGTTGAATGGACTCTGGCCCACTATTAGTTATAGATTGTTAATTTGTAGAATAACCGGCCCATACCATCAAGGTGGGTGTGAATACTGTTGGGCCACTCATATACTCCCCTTAAGGACCTGGTATTCGTTTGTGAGCCATATATGGAATCTAATGAGTGTTGACTGTTAAATAAATAAGGGAAGATGGGACGATCTAACAACATGTGCAATTTAATATTGACCACCTTGACTAActtcattaaccttactaataGAAATTCGATACAGTTGATTAAGCGTACAGTTGATTAAGCGTAGTACAACCATGCATCTTTTGAGTACCCGTGATAGAGTTTAACCTTGTGAAAGGAAAAATACAAGAACAATGACCATACTAGCGAACCATCAGTTATGGACTGGACCACGTTATTCCTTCTAACTAAGTAATCCCCTAAAACCCAATAATTGGGCCCATTACATTAcgtaactctattacaaataatTACTACTTCTTAATGGAAGTAAGACCTTAAAAACCTTTTTTTGGGCCCATTACATTATTACTACGTCTTACTGAACCCCTATGATAAGGTCATAGCCCTAATCACGGAATGGTTAGTTATTCCCGCCATTTCAATGGTTATGTCGTCCGGAATGAGGACAAGTTCACCGAACTCTTCGGAATTATACAACATGACCCTAGCTTCATTCACCCTTATGTAGTTTGCCCATTCAAGGTAAAGGGCTGACACTGGTGTGGTCCGTTTTTGTCTAGTTGCATATAACCTAGTCTCGAACATGGTGTCTTGTAAAATGTCGAACCTCACCACCCTGGTGTCCGTATTAATTTCCGGATACTACAAAAGTCAACAAGGAGATGATCAAAACACATTTCTTTAACATAAAACACATATCTTTAACATCCAATGCATGCAATTTTAACAAAGTTAAGATGTCTTTTGATTTATATCTTTGCGTGCAATTTTAACAATTAGTCACAATGATAAGTAAAAAAATCTTTTATATCAGATTGCATCCATTATGATAACCAAACCCTTGAACTACAAGTAAGAACGCTTGATGGACTTACCATAGCTAGAACAATGGTAACCTCACCATCTTTGATGTTATTATCTCCTGCGGTTTTGTCATAGTGAAGACTTTGAGCATATTCCCGGTACAAACAAATGGCGGAATGGTCCCTGTTGTATCCTAAGCGAGCCTTATAATCATCCCGAACCCACCCGAGGTAATCGGTTGGCAGTAGGCTATACTCAACACCTGGATCTGCATGATCCAAACTACGGAGCTTTATGGTAAGGTAGGTTTTTTTGTGTGGCTTGAAAAGTGGGTCGATTGGAATGTCCACAACGTTGTTGTTGTTTGGAGACAATATTGTGTGTGAACAAGCCATAAAATTTATGTATACGTTTAGGAATGTTCAGGGTAGTAGGAGATGGTAGAAGTTCTAACTTATAAAGGAAGAGGATGATAACCTAAAGTGGTTGGTTACACTAAATGATGCAATAAATTATGTAATAACTTATCTGTTTTGGTAGGTGGTAAACCAAGTATGTAGAGTGTTGTTTTTAATGCTTTAATTCATTGTTATAAATATCAGGGATGCATAGGAATTTAGTTATTTAATATAAAAGCCTACATTATTCAATTCCAAAGTATTCCAAAGTAGTAATATTATATCATATTATTGGAACCCAATCCAAATTCATCCACTTATAGTAATATAAGTGACGAAAACACTCTACTATTGGGCCTTGATGTAATGATTGGATTAAATCCAACAAAACCCAAGGCAACATGCCCATTTATACGGTCCCCACTACACAATCCAAAAATAGTGGTACATACATATATCTTTTGTTAAAAGGAACAgaataaaaatgtttttttgtCTTTAGTGTCATAGGGTatggggtttagggtttagggtttagggtttagggttaagggtttagggtttgttcCTGGACATtggttttagggtttagggtttagggtttagggtttgttcCTGGATATTGGTATTTCTTCAACAATCTCTAGGTTTAGTTTGTTTGGAACAGAGGAAGTTCAACAATCTCCATTTATTTTTTGGAACAGAGGAACTATGTACTTGATGTATTCGTATAAGTCTTCTTTCACACGTAGGCCGTATACGTAGGCCGTATAAATTACCAAACACTCTATTTTATGGGGGGGTTTTTCAAGATCAATGAGAGTGTCCACGTAAGATATTACTATTATCTTACAAAatcattattatattattttaaattacataaaaagatgaaaataataattagaaTATCCCGTAAGAAAGATAAAGGTAAAGAATATCCCGTAACAAAGATAAAGGTAAAGAATATCCCGTAATAAAGATAAAGGTAAAGAATATCCCGTAACAAAGATAAAGGTAAAGAATATCCCGTAAGAAAGATAAAGGTAAAGAATAGATAAAGATTGTGTAATTCAAATGTAGTATATCTCAATATCTCTATGGGATCAAACAAATACACTTACATCGCTTTTTGATACAGatcattattaaattattataacAAATCATTTTTAGTAATTATCTCTATACATATTGCCATTAGCAAGAAGTGAGTCGAGAGTAAAGACCTAAGACGCTAAGATGGAACAATTAAAGCAACATTGTTTTTAAATTGTTCCGAGTGTATGTATACGGGGTAAGTGCTGAGTATTTAATACAAGATAAGACAATAAATCAATTTCTGTTATGGGACTAAATAAAACATGATGCGAAAAAACAAGAGGGAGTATATACTAATAAAAAGTATATGAGTGCGTTATGCATAAACGTTTTTAATATTATGAATATATTTATACTCCATCTTTAATTGTGACCTATTTTAACCTTCTATCTAGATATAATTTATCACACACCTAAATGTATATGATGATGTATTAAGATTTATTTTTATCTAGTTGTTACTAGTTGTTACTTTTTAGTCGAGACTTATTCATTCGCATTATTGTGAAATCAGCGTACTTGTTAACAACGGGAAAACTCTAATAATGAAACCACGTCACACAAAGTCTTACAACACATTAACATACGTCATGGTTGCTTAATCATAATCAATACATATAAATCAGTTTACTAAAAACCATCAAAATAATTTTCATTTATGAAGTATGATGTTTTACTCATACTTAATACATGTAAACCACTAGTTTTACAAATGAAAGGTGTTGTTAAACAAAAGGTGTTGTTAACCAAAAGGTGTTGCTAAACAAAAGGATCCATGGCAATTGCAAAGTAAAGTTGCAAATCATATCAATTTCAAGTTGTATGCGTCGCCATAGAACATCAACTGAACCCCGTCTTCCGATTGTAGTCCAAAATATTTAATTGGTGCAAAACACCAATAGGGGTGAAGTAGGTTGACTTTTTAGATCTTTaaccaaaaaccaaaatatgtTTTGCAAAAGAGGTGCATCCCATTCAATCCACCCTCACCAAGCCTATCAATCTTGTTCGAGACATGCAAACAACGTACACCAATTCTGAATACCTGCCCCACGTATCGTGAGGTTCTTGTCTAGCTGGTAAAAGTTCCGGAACATCTTAACCATGGCAGGCTGCACACCAAGTAGGATAGCCCAATCGTAAAATACAGTCCAAAGAGGTGCGTTGAACGCGGCTTTCACAAACCAACCTGGATACCAATCCACCATGGCCCTCACGAAAAAGGTACACATGTGAGTATTTACATTCAAGCCCTGAACCTAATTAAACATTATACATATATGAGATAAGTTAAGTGTTTAAGTATGTAGCAAACGACAATTTAAAGTTAAGTGTAGCAAACGATAATCTTAAAATATATTACTGCGAATTAATTTCCAACCATTTAAACATTTAAACAAGTTTTGTTTCCACCCATTAAATATCCCACAGaataacaaataaacaaaatcaCTTTACGTTTGAGAAATTAACATCACATCCACGAACCAAATTAACACAAAAACCCAACTTTAATACCCATTAATAAACCACACAAAAAAATTACCTTCATTCGAATATTATACCCACCCCTCTAAAATAAACCTTAATTCGCCTAAACCAATGATGGAATTAAACTAATGTTACTATTATTCCACCAAAACAACTTATTAATTGTCGTATACAGAATTTAATTAGACATGCATGCAACCACAcaaatcaaaaattcaattaaaaatttAGGAGAAATGGGTTTTAATAGTTCTTACAAGGCCTCGTACCACCAAGGTCTGTCCGTCGTGGAGGTTCAGTTGGCAAGTCAACAGACCCGATGGAACCACCGACCCATTGAGGCGGTAAACAGCAATTTGATTTGCATTAGCACCCAATCGCCTTGCATACTCCCCGTAAACTAGATTAAAAGGATCAGTTGGAAACAACATGTAGATCACTCCTGTGTCACCTTCCTCCTCACTCATCAGCTTGATTTTAATGGGCCACGGTGGCAGGGGAGGTACCTGAGTTGGGGGATGCGGAGTAAGTGGCGACCACGACGTCAGAGGTGGTGGGCCCTGATTTGTCGATCGGAGGTCCGAAAACGCCTCTTGGGTTGCATGCATGTGTTCTTGATGACTAGGTGGAACAGCCGTGTGGATTGGCGGTGGGTATTCTTCGTCTAGGAACCCAAGGTCCGGTTCCATGAAAAGGGGGTATGGTTCGATGAGGGCTGGTTCAGTGTGTCCCACAGTGGAGGAGTGCATGGTGGAGTTCCTGCCGGAAAATGCCATTAATTCCGATTTGAAATAGTGTTGAAATAGTGTTTGTGGTTGGGTAAATAGTGTTTGTGGTTGGGGACGGTAACTGGGGGGTGGGGAGGTGGTGTTTTTAAGGAGATTGAGTGGGGTGGTTGGGTTTTCAAGACATATAGGTGTGCAGACTTGATGTCCTTGTACAAGTTATTGTACATTGGAAATACATTTTCTTAAATAATGTTTTTGAGGGAATTCTTACCGTCACCAATCACTTCTATTGGAGTCTTAATTCGTGTGTTATTGAAATGTAGTTAGCTGGTATTAGCAAACTAAGCTTAAAAAACAAACGATATCAAatttaaaagaacatattagTAAGAGAAATTTGACAATAGGTTGTACTAGCTAGtatcatttattaattatgccCGATTGTTTACCTAAAGGACGAATTTTGACGCAGCTTTTACCGAGCTTGGTCACGAATTGATCGCGAGTGTATCGGCTATCGGCTAATTGACATCCCCGGAATGAAGTTAAAAGATAACATCCGGGACCCCAAGAGATCCATCATTTTACACTGTTTCGACCCGGTAATGCATGACCCGGTCCCAAAATAAGCTGACCAAAACGTCACCAGTCATATATTAGGTTGACTAGAACCCATTACACTAACTACCCGATGTCGAGGCCCGGTCCTGATATATTACGGCTCTCCTGAAACTCTTTTAGGGGAAATAAGGTGTCCGGGCCCCGTCCATATTACATGTGTAACGTAACTaatatttttttgtaaaaaaattcaaattgtaTTCTTGATTCCAAATCAATcccaaaataaaatttgaaattaaaggTTCATTTAGAGAATTACATTTATAAATTGTTATAGGCTTCATTACAAATCTTAGGCGACCTTTTGACAAACATATTTTTTATTCACCATTTCCTATGTATTGTCGATCCTTTATAACAATTTTTTTGGACCTCCACTAAAATATCAAATATTGTTATAAATTACCGTTAGTTATACGTTTCTAAATCAATTAAAGTGAAacgaattttttttcaaaacaatTAGGCTTACCAATTTTGCACAAAATATTACTTTGCCCCCTAGTTCCTAATAAAGCTTACCTATTAAGCTCACCTTATTTCCTTTTTACACCTCCACCAATGGCGATTGAGGACTATGGGGAGAGTGGGAGACTATTCACTCCCCTTAAGTTGTCAGTACATGTTACAAGTTATCTCACACATTAAATGCTTCTTCATACATATTGGTCTACCTGTTGCTAACCATCACTATCACTTGTCTTCCCATGTACTACCTTCATCAGTCTCAACCCTATCCTACAGTGTATTCAAATAAAGTAATCATGAGACGGACAACCAATCCTTATTTCTTATGCGCATCGGGCTTCAGAATGGTTATTTTTTTATGTGACTTTCCAATTGATCCTTTACGACTTACTTACGAGTAAGGGTATGAAAACATAACAATATTATAGTtcataaaaaatcaaaatctttTAATTAGTCATTTTAAGTTAGCGGTTTGGTCATGAACGTATTTCATGTTATCTAATCTTAATTATCATTGTATTTTGGCCTTTTATATCATTTGAACATATTCACCCATATCTTTTTTATATATTAGTTTACTCACCATTATGTTATCTTATAGTAACGTATTGACCCTTATATTTTCATATCTTTTAGTTTGTGACTTTGTGGTATCATTTTCTCCAACCTTTACTTGTTCACTTCTATATATGTCTTCCCTAGACATGATGAATATGAACATATATCAATCCGAACCGGTTACAGTCGGGCGAAACTCGTAACCACGTATCCGTTTATTTTGAACCAAATCCGATTGTTTAGGGGTGATTAACTGAGTAGCGTaaacattaattaattacaCGTCATCCACAAGCAAtaactaattaaatatattccTTATTTTTGAAATGGTTTAGCATGAAATTGAAGTGGGTCTGGCTTTAGTGGGCCTTACAACATTCGAAGGATTTGGTGGggttagagctgtcaaaaagtgacccgacctgaaaacccgacctgaaccgaccgaacccgtaaccGACCCTGACCCGAATTCTATTTGCTTtgattattatccgatccaaactaaAACCCGGACCTGAATTCTAATTGATTtgattattatccgatccaaactaaGACCCGGACCCAAAAATAATTGTgttgcaaaccgacttaaacccgactcgataagacccgaacccgaaattagcTGCTACAAagcgacttaaacccgacccgataagaccCAACCTGAAAGCGACCGACCGAACCCGAAAtcaacccgaccgaacccgaaaTCAACCCGGATGGAATATTGACCCTACACGACCCAacctgatcatgacccgagacccgggatgacccgacccaaacccgaccagATGACcttttttgacaggtctaggtGGGGTATTGGGTCCTAAATTAAGGTTTTGGATACGTCATTGGTGGAATGCAACGCTAAGGAAAAAAAGGAATATTAGTCATCCTAAATAATTACCATATACATTTGTCAGACATCAAATTAGAAGTGCATGGCTCAAGGAAGAAACTGGGCCCCATGACTGCAAACGTTGCTATCTTTGTGTCATTCAATCTACTACTAGTACTCCAGTGAAAATAGTTCCAAATAGTATCACCTAATACCTTCCAATTGCACTACTCCTGCAAGGATACTGTATGTGACACAATTACATTTTACTTGCTTGAACATCAAGTTGTAATtggatattaaaaaaataaacccaacACCCTATTGACAACTTTCATCCTTCATAAATTTGCAATAGTTCCAGTGAAAATAGTTCCAAATAGTATCACCTAAAGGAGTCGTTAACTTTAAGTAAAACATTAAACGAACAACACAGCATTCGACAGCAACATTATTCCTATGTATAATACTTGGCATATTTATGTTTAATACTTAAAGTAATTCAATAAATTCAATATAATCGGTATTTAATTACTTCATTAAATTCATTATAATCggtatttaattcattcattatAATAACGAAATAAGCGGTATTTATTTACTCCATTATAATAAAGGGCCTCATACAAAAATTCCTATTACGAAGCGTCACTTCTTTACTTATTGTAAAATTACATTTTAATTTTACCCCACACATTCCGGACAAGTGGTACATTAGTATTAGGGGATAACACTGATAAATTATAGCCCTTTAAACATAATTATAGCCCTTTAAATATATGGTAGTGGAGACCATTGTCCACTCATTTAGGACTACTATATGTTACATCTCCATTTTCCATGCTTCAAAATAGGGGATATCTCCCATTTGGGCCCCATTGGAAAGAAGTAGCCCATTTGCCTTGAAGACCTAATGAAATGACGTGTACGTGAGACATAATTTTAAAAGACATATTTTGAGGTCATTTCACCTGGGGGGGCGTGTGGCTATCCCTATCACCACAACTGGTTCAATTGGGTATGGCAACTTCCCAGAAATGTAATGAGTGTGGGGTTTTTACAAGTTCAAATAGTTTGGTAATTAATTATGTAACTTTAATTACGACCTGTCTTGTAAACGAAATATTATGGACGTTTTAAATATAGTATGGAATGAACGTAAAAGTCTGCaacttaattaattgaattaatgCCTTGCCCAATTGTTAACGTGTACACAAATAACATTTATCACTCATCATTATTCGAAATCAGGGACTAATCCCTATTTTACGGGTAACATACGTATTGAAGACGCTTTCActttcattaattaattaaggacATGCTAGTAGACTAGTGAAAGATATTTGCAAAGTACTTTCTACCTCATTAACAAAGCTAGTACTCCAAACATTATCCATGAAAATAACAACATCATGGCAAGATTTTTCTCAGATCGGCCGCAATTGAGTAACTCGATTCGCGTATGACAAAGCTCGTTTTTTATCTCCTGCAATTCCTCTTCCACGCATTCCTTCTTGGTTTGTATTCTTTTGAGCTTTTCCTCCAGGATTTGATTCTTGAACTCCAACTCAGC contains these protein-coding regions:
- the LOC130467517 gene encoding protein FAR1-RELATED SEQUENCE 6-like, whose translation is MRQKREAKNRAKNMQLGGTLVPEPPRVMNRKSKKCECLAMLRASINGVGEWVVKTVVLEHVNHQPTPSKWRGVKEYRMAHVTKHFKQSIITSYDSGAPVSQVRANLAERLGGIENVVLSEKDMNHIVQSERKLKMEGGDANAMMTYFEGLQKDNDKFYHAHRLDEEGHLTDIMWVDARSRVAFSDFGEVVCFDATYLTNSYELPFANFVGVNHHGHSLLLGCALMSHEDCDSFSWLFKQWRLCMGGRCPAAILTDQAPAMRRPLEEVMPEARHRWCLWHIMNKIPSKLGTHSRYAELKDAVKGVVYESLCVEEFESRWASMLVEYKVIDHLKSNVWLGDMYNERNMWVPAYMNNYFWAGMKTTQRVESINSFFDGFLERSTKLFEFPKKYCAAMNKRCSDEKDADAKGLKYIRKLVTGFPIEKFFQKLYTDNKFRDVQRECERLLYCVVEDKKISESGIEYNLEDRVWIIVKGKSEEILTQYKKFYAVKFCKDPIEVSCVCKMFETKGILCRHCIRVLDTNRVVDVPERYILRRWRKDVYRKHMHVTVASYDPTKTEVVKRFDKMMLKCEPICEEATINEQTMEYVMNELQTLQIAVTDRVNVVKQNQHFLPLESLPYQDQVDNTEGNIKNPIGRSKKKRGRPTILRHKALGENNCWKTKKKGTNKVHDDPKGTIVEGQPEGVLTRDGTLPVISKVNQTENEDPENAEDIGCISVVPDDDILLSRNSIVWCDDVERLKFVLGKENMILNEDCVIERNGS